From the genome of Ictalurus punctatus breed USDA103 chromosome 28, Coco_2.0, whole genome shotgun sequence, one region includes:
- the rad51d gene encoding DNA repair protein RAD51 homolog 4, which produces MVLLREGLCPGLSEDLVKALREEDVRTVEDLVLSDPEQLAQKCSVSYKALVAVRRVLLAQHAAFPVSGADLYDELLSSTSILSTGIASMDNLLDSGLYTGEITELCGGPGTGKTQTCFSVAVNVAHELKQKVMYIDTNGGLSAARLLQMLQQKTVNTAEQMNALQRISVLRVFDVFALLSCLQSLRASGLQKGDVGGSVKAVIVDSVSAVLSHMLGGKQNEGMSLMMQVATELKVIAKDFNVAVLVTNHVTRDGNNQVKAGLGQSWSHVPRTRILLQRVERPGASSNLRTAALLKSSRQPCYMMEEFDLSPQSQGESWPGFAGKRKLDTDS; this is translated from the exons ATGGTGCTTCTGAGGGAAGGTCTGTGTCCAGGGCTGAGTGAAGATCTCGTCAAAGCTCTACGTGAAGAAGATGTTAGAACAG TCGAGGACCTTGTTTTGTCTGACCCAGAACAACTGGCCCAGAAATGCTCAGTGTCCTATAAG GCCTTGGTGGCAGTTCGGCGTGTGCTTCTGGCTCAGCACGCGGCGTTTCCAGTCTCAGGAGCCGACCTGTATGACGAGCTGCTGAGCTCCACGTCTATTCTCTCCACAGGAATCGCCAG TATGGATAACCTGCTTGACTCGGGTCTGTACACAGGGGAGATCACTGAACTTTGTGGAGGACCAGGAACGGGTAAAACACAG ACATGCTTCAGTGTAGCTGTCAACGTTGCACATGAGCTCAAGCAGAAGGTCATGTACATCGACACAAACGGAGGACTAAGCGCTGCCCGGCTGCTTCAGATGCTCCAGCAGAAAACCGTCAATACAGCAGAGCAG ATGAATGCTCTTCAGAGGATCAGCGTGCTCAGAGTGTTTGACGTCTTCGCCTTATTGTCCTGCCTTCAAAGTCTAAGAGCCAGCGGTCTCCAGAAG GGAGACGTTGGTGGTTCAGTCAAAGCCGTGATCGTGGATTCCGTGTCTGCCGTGCTCTCCCATATGCTTGGAGGAAAACAGAATGAAg GCATGTCCTTGATGATGCAGGTAGCTACAGAGCTGAAGGTGATCGCCAAAGATTTTAACGTAGCTGTTCTG GTGACCAATCACGTGACGCGAGATGGGAACAATCAGGTGAAGGCAGGACTGGGGCAGTCATGGAGTCACGTTCCACGCACACGAATCCTCCTGCAGCGAGTGGAGCGGCCTGGAGCTTCCTCCAACTTACGCACTGCCGCTCTTCTTAAATCCTCTCGACAG ccTTGCTACATGATGGAGGAGTTTGATTTGAGCCCACAGTCTCAGGGAGAGTCGTGGCCTGGCTTTGCTGGGAAGAGGAAATTGGACACTGATTCATAA